A DNA window from Streptomyces asoensis contains the following coding sequences:
- a CDS encoding sec-independent translocase: MFNDIGPLELVTIVVLAVLVFGPDKLPKVIQDVMRTVRKIREFSESAKADIRSELGPEFKDFEFEDLNPKTFIRKQLDNDELGLKEIRNGFDLKKEMAEVTDAVHSRDTDTSASGSSGSSASSGGGRIDMTKKPEEPAKDDRPPFDADAT, encoded by the coding sequence GTGTTCAATGACATAGGACCGCTCGAGCTGGTGACGATCGTCGTCCTGGCCGTGCTCGTCTTCGGTCCGGACAAGCTCCCGAAGGTCATCCAGGACGTGATGCGCACCGTCCGGAAGATCCGTGAGTTCTCGGAGAGCGCCAAGGCGGACATCCGCAGCGAACTGGGCCCGGAGTTCAAGGACTTCGAGTTCGAGGACCTCAACCCCAAGACGTTCATCCGCAAGCAGCTGGACAACGACGAGCTGGGGCTCAAGGAGATCCGCAACGGCTTCGACCTGAAGAAGGAGATGGCCGAGGTCACGGACGCGGTCCACAGCCGCGACACGGACACCTCGGCATCGGGTTCTTCGGGATCGTCGGCCTCCTCGGGGGGCGGGCGCATCGACATGACCAAGAAGCCCGAGGAGCCCGCCAAGGACGACCGTCCGCCCTTCGACGCGGACGCCACCTGA
- a CDS encoding anti-sigma factor family protein: MSGSRHSAAERLLAEQHLGDRLSALVDGELGHDTRERVLAHVATCTRCKSEVDAQRRLKNVFAEVAPPAPSESFLARLQGLPGGGDPDGGGTPLGGGGFADGVFTVRGPRRDEPFEFGYVPARDHGSVLSPAAERGFRIHPVGRGDRHDAERSRGMRFAFVAAGAVSLAAIALGGMTTVAPVDTTADGRTGSGSNVTPARTPGSGSATSPESQRRRTAGPLLSQGGQLGDSPVAPTEVSAPLLPGVPSPAGGPVEEALHRLTSPMVVGAAVMSPLIRPLGTTSPITLTTTGPGAGVPGLLAAPVPAGSASPSSHHTR; this comes from the coding sequence GTGAGTGGATCCCGACACAGCGCAGCCGAGAGGCTCCTCGCGGAGCAGCACCTCGGAGACCGTCTCTCCGCCCTGGTGGACGGCGAGCTCGGTCATGACACCCGTGAGCGGGTGCTGGCGCACGTGGCGACCTGTACCAGGTGCAAGTCCGAGGTCGACGCGCAGCGCCGGCTGAAGAACGTCTTCGCCGAGGTCGCACCGCCCGCCCCCTCCGAAAGCTTTCTCGCCCGCCTCCAGGGCCTGCCCGGAGGAGGTGACCCGGACGGCGGTGGTACGCCGCTGGGCGGGGGAGGGTTCGCCGACGGAGTCTTCACGGTGAGAGGGCCGAGACGGGACGAGCCCTTCGAGTTCGGCTACGTGCCCGCCCGCGACCACGGCTCCGTCCTGTCCCCCGCCGCGGAGCGGGGCTTTCGCATCCACCCCGTCGGGCGCGGCGACCGCCATGACGCCGAGCGCTCGCGCGGGATGCGGTTCGCGTTCGTCGCCGCCGGCGCGGTGTCGCTGGCCGCGATCGCGCTGGGCGGGATGACGACCGTCGCACCGGTCGACACCACGGCGGACGGCCGCACGGGATCGGGAAGCAATGTGACACCGGCCCGCACACCGGGCTCCGGCTCGGCGACGAGCCCGGAGAGCCAGCGCCGCCGCACCGCCGGTCCGCTGCTCTCGCAGGGCGGCCAGCTCGGCGACTCCCCGGTCGCCCCGACCGAGGTGTCCGCACCGCTGCTGCCCGGCGTGCCGTCCCCGGCCGGCGGACCGGTCGAAGAGGCCCTGCACCGGCTCACCTCGCCGATGGTGGTCGGGGCCGCGGTGATGTCCCCGCTGATACGTCCGCTGGGCACCACCTCGCCGATCACCCTGACGACCACCGGCCCTGGGGCCGGCGTTCCCGGCCTGCTCGCCGCACCCGTCCCCGCCGGCTCCGCCTCACCCTCCTCGCACCACACCCGTTGA
- the sigE gene encoding RNA polymerase sigma factor SigE: MVGAPLDITTRADRGGAAAPVDRGGVLRRFLGSAVRPKSVNDTAADHSQAAGTPAGPAQTATFSTDADGQAWTPPTWEEIVSMHSGRVYRLAYRLTGNQHDAEDLTQEVFVRVFRSLSTYTPGTFEGWLHRITTNLFLDMVRRKQRIRFDALGDDAAERLPSKEPTPQQIFNDAHFDADVQQALDTLAPEFRAAVVLCDIEGLSYEEIAATLGVKLGTVRSRIHRGRSQLRKALAHRSPEARAERRSFVPRVAALGGGRGASA; this comes from the coding sequence ATGGTAGGGGCTCCGCTGGACATCACCACCAGAGCCGACAGGGGAGGTGCGGCCGCGCCTGTGGATCGGGGAGGAGTGCTGCGGCGCTTTCTCGGGTCGGCAGTCAGGCCGAAATCCGTGAACGACACCGCTGCTGACCACAGCCAGGCCGCCGGCACCCCCGCCGGCCCCGCCCAGACCGCGACCTTCTCCACCGACGCGGACGGGCAGGCGTGGACTCCGCCCACGTGGGAGGAGATCGTCAGCATGCACAGCGGCCGGGTCTACCGGCTCGCCTACCGTCTGACCGGCAACCAGCACGACGCCGAGGACCTCACGCAGGAGGTCTTCGTCCGCGTCTTCCGCTCCCTGTCGACCTACACCCCGGGCACCTTCGAGGGCTGGCTGCACCGCATCACCACCAACCTCTTCCTGGACATGGTCCGTCGCAAGCAGCGCATCCGCTTCGACGCGCTCGGCGACGACGCCGCGGAGCGGCTGCCCAGCAAGGAGCCCACCCCCCAGCAGATCTTCAACGACGCCCACTTCGACGCGGACGTGCAGCAGGCGCTCGACACCCTCGCGCCGGAGTTCCGCGCCGCGGTCGTCCTGTGCGACATCGAAGGCCTCTCCTACGAGGAGATCGCCGCGACCCTGGGCGTCAAGCTGGGCACCGTCCGCTCGCGCATCCACCGTGGCCGCTCGCAGCTGCGCAAGGCCCTCGCGCACCGCTCGCCCGAGGCACGGGCCGAGCGCCGCTCCTTCGTGCCGCGCGTTGCCGCCCTGGGAGGAGGAAGGGGCGCGAGCGCGTGA
- a CDS encoding O-methyltransferase: protein MCGFPAATDTVTPRQPRGQERVITGNRQASWAFADAYAAEDEALLWARDRAREAGLRSVSPSTGAALRMLAATVDAKAVAEIGTGTGVSGIHLLHGMRPDGVLTTVDPEPEHQQFARQAFRFCGFASNRARFIPGRALDVLPRLADSGYDLVFCDGDRLELLEYLAESLRLLRPGGLVVFEGVFANGRTVDSGPQPTEVIRIRELLRAVRESQELVTSLLPVGDGLLCAVKR from the coding sequence ATCTGCGGGTTCCCGGCGGCAACGGATACAGTCACGCCCAGGCAACCACGGGGACAGGAGAGGGTCATTACCGGCAACCGGCAGGCAAGCTGGGCGTTCGCCGACGCCTATGCCGCCGAGGACGAAGCGCTGCTGTGGGCCCGTGACCGGGCACGCGAGGCAGGGCTGCGCTCGGTGTCGCCCAGCACGGGCGCCGCACTGCGGATGCTCGCCGCCACCGTGGACGCGAAGGCGGTCGCGGAGATCGGTACCGGTACCGGCGTCTCCGGCATCCACCTGCTGCACGGGATGCGCCCGGACGGCGTCCTGACGACCGTCGACCCCGAGCCGGAGCACCAGCAGTTCGCCCGGCAGGCCTTCCGCTTCTGCGGCTTCGCCAGCAACCGGGCCCGGTTCATCCCCGGCCGCGCGCTCGACGTCCTGCCCCGCCTGGCGGACTCCGGCTACGACCTCGTGTTCTGCGACGGTGACCGGCTGGAACTCCTCGAATACCTCGCTGAATCGTTGCGTCTGCTGCGCCCCGGTGGCCTGGTCGTCTTCGAGGGCGTCTTCGCCAACGGCCGCACGGTCGATTCCGGGCCCCAGCCCACGGAGGTCATACGGATCCGGGAGCTGCTGCGGGCGGTGCGCGAGAGTCAGGAGCTGGTGACGTCGCTGCTGCCGGTGGGCGACGGCCTGCTGTGCGCGGTCAAGCGCTGA